A section of the Telopea speciosissima isolate NSW1024214 ecotype Mountain lineage chromosome 3, Tspe_v1, whole genome shotgun sequence genome encodes:
- the LOC122653656 gene encoding pentatricopeptide repeat-containing protein At5g39350-like isoform X1, producing the protein MFFLTQAQALSKSKCLLITAAQCGSLLRHCGTTRSLTNTKKLHAHTITSGLLFFDHSARIRSNLIATYALCGDATNARLLFDDLPRRNSLLWNVMIRVYSQNGLSTLALHLFVEMLSSGHNNPDNFTFPFVLKACAEMSLLNMGMSIHCRALATGFDSDTYVQNSLLTMYMNCGKTEMARRVFDRMKEQTVVSWNTMINGYLRNGMAEESVAIFDWMIDVDEKPDHATLVSVLPACAHLKDLQRGRGVHDLLEEKGLGNYIPVKNSLLDMYAKCGSLVEARLVFDEMGERDVVSWTAMIVGYLSNGDATSALALGHRMQLEGVRPNSVTLVALLSASASLSTLKHGKCLHGWAIRCRLEADVMVETALIDMYAKCNHMDLSFRVFMKATRKGTVPWNALITGYVHNRLADKAIKLFKQLLMKEGVYPDGATLISLLPAYADLADLQQAKNIHCYLISSGFHPSVETATGLIDIYSKCGSLDFAHELFNKIPEKAKDTVAWSAIIAGYGLHGDGGAAVSLFYQMVQSEVKPNEVTFTSVLHACSHAGMVDEGLRLFKCMIDDHRMRPRNDHYTCIVDLLGRAGRLEEAYELIKMMPFEPSHAVWGALLGACVIHEDAKLGEVAAKQLFELEPDNTGNYVLMAKIYAAAGRWQDAENIRSMMSEMGLRKTPAHSLIEVRSGINA; encoded by the exons atGTTTTTT TTGACACAGG CCCAGGCCCTGTCCAAGTCTAAGTGCCTTCTCATCACCGCAGCCCAATGCGGATCCCTTCTGCGACACTGCGGCACCACCCGCTCCCTCACCAACACCAAGAAACTCCACGCCCACACCATCACTTCCGGCCTCCTCTTCTTCGACCACTCTGCACGCATCCGTTCCAACCTCATTGCTACATATGCCCTCTGTGGAGACGCAACAAATGCGCGTCTTCTATTCGACGATTTACCTCGAAGAAACTCTTTGTTATGGAACGTCATGATCAGGGTCTACTCCCAGAACGGTCTATCAACTCTCGCACTCCACCTGTTTGTCGAAATGCTCTCTTCTGGTCACAATAACCCTGACAACTTCACCTTCCCTTTTGTCCTTAAGGCCTGTGCTGAAATGTCGTTGCTTAACATGGGTATGTCCATCCATTGTCGAGCATTGGCCACTGGGTTTGATTCAGATACTTACGTACAGAATTCTTTACTGACGATGTATATGAATTGTGGCAAAACGGAGATGGCCAGGCGGGTTTTTGACCGAATGAAGGAGCAGACTGTGGTTTCTTGGAACACGATGATAAATGGGTACCTTCGGAATGGGATGGCTGAGGAATCTGTAGCCATTTTTGATTGGATGATTGATGTGGATGAGAAGCCTGATCATGCCACCTTGGTCTCTGTGTTACCTGCTTGTGCTCACTTAAAGGATTTGCAGCGAGGGAGGGGGGTTCATGATTTGCTAGAGGAGAAGGGATTGGGGAATTACATTCCTGTGAAGAACTCGTTACTGGATATGTATGCGAAATGTGGTAGTTTGGTTGAGGCCAGACTTGTCTTTGATGAGATGGGCGAGAGGGATGTGGTGTCATGGACGGCCATGATTGTAGGTTACCTTTCGAATGGTGATGCAACAAGTGCTTTAGCACTTGGACATCGGATGCAACTGGAGGGGGTAAGACCTAATTCGGTAACCTTGGTAGCTCTCCTATCTGCTTCTGCCAGTTTATCGACTCTGAAGCATGGTAAGTGCTTACATGGGTGGGCGATAAGGTGCAGGCTTGAAGCAGATGTTATGGTGGAGACTGCCCTGATTGACATGTACGCAAAGTGTAACCATATGGACCTAAGCTTTCGAGTTTTCATGAAAGCTACAAGAAAAGGAACAGTGCCATGGAATGCCCTTATCACAGGGTATGTTCATAACAGACTTGCAGACAAAGCAATaaaacttttcaaacaattgtTGATGAAAGAAGGGGTCTACCCAGATGGTGCAACCTTGATTAGCCTCCTTCCTGCTTATGCTGATCTGGCTGATCTGCAGCAGGCCAAAAACATACATTGTTACTTAATCAGTTCTGGATTTCATCCAAGTGTTGAAACTGCAACTGGTTTGATTGATATCTACTCAAAGTGCGGAAGCCTTGATTTTGCCCATGAACTCTTCAATAAGATCCCAGAAAAAGCTAAGGACACTGTAGCATGGAGTGCCATCATAGCTGGGTATGGACTGCATGGCGATGGTGGAGCTGCAGTTTCACTTTTTTATCAGATGGTGCAGTCTGAGGTGAAACCTAATGAAGTCACCTTCACATCTGTTTTGCATGCTTGCAGCCATGCAGGGATGGTGGATGAGGGCTTACGTTTGTTCAAATGTATGATTGACGATCACCGAATGAGACCTCGAAATGATCACTACACTTGCATTGTTGATCTTCTTGGCCGTGCAGGTCGACTAGAGGAGGCTTACGAACTGATTAAAATGATGCCATTTGAGCCCAGTCATGCTGTATGGGGTGCTCTATTAGGTGCCTGTGTAATACATGAAGATGCCAAGCTAGGAGAGGTAGCTGCAAAGCAACTTTTTGAGCTAGAGCCAGACAATACAGGAAATTATGTGTTAATGGCCAAGATTTATGCTGCTGCAGGAAGGTGGCAAGATGCAGAAAATATAAGAAGTATGATGAGTGAAATGGGATTAAGAAAAACACCAGCTCACAGCTTGATTGAGGTTAGAAGTGGAATTAACGCATAG
- the LOC122653658 gene encoding probable leucine-rich repeat receptor-like protein kinase At1g35710 isoform X1: MTSPSPFLSICFLFLILNVSHCKTLKRDVKALNEIKASLGWRVVYAWVGDDPCGDGDLPPWSGVTCSTQGDYRVVTELEVYAVSIVGAFPTAVTNLLDLTRLDLHNNKLTGPIPPQIGRLKRLRTLNLRWNKLQDAIPPEIGELKQLTHLYLSFNNFKGEIPKELASLPELRYLYLHGNRFIGRIPPELGTLQNLRHLDVGNNHLVGTLRELIRFEGSFPALRNLYLNNNFFTGGVPAQLANLTKLEILYLSYNKMFGVVPSELAHIPRLIYLYLDHNQFTGRIPEPFYKHPYLKEMYIEGNAFRPGVKPIGVHRVLEVSDTEFLF; encoded by the exons ATGACGTCTCCATCGCCATTTCTCTCgatttgttttctctttctgATTCTCAATGTCAGTcactgcaaaaccctaaaaagagaCG TGAAAGCTTTGAATGAAATCAAGGCATCTCTTGGCTGGAGGGTGGTCTATGCATGGGTTGGAGATGATCCTTGTGGAGATGGTGATCTACCACCTTGGTCTGGTGTCACATGTTCTACTCAAGGAGATTATAGGGTCGTGACGGAGCT GGAAGTTTATGCTGTATCAATTGTTGGGGCTTTCCCTACTGCTGTTACCAATCTGTTGGATCTAACAAGGCT GGATCTTCACAATAACAAGTTGACTGGTCCAATCCCTCCTCAAATTGGACGGCTAAAGCGTCTTAGGACACT CAATTTGAGATGGAATAAGTTACAAGATGCCATTCCTCCAGAAATTGGTGAACTCAAGCAACTAACACATCT CTACCTGAGCTTCAATAACTTCAAAGGTGAAATTCCTAAGGAGCTTGCAAGTCTACCAGAGCTTCGCTATCTCTATCTTCATGGGAATCGCTTCATAGGCCGAATTCCACCAGAATTGGGGACTCTGCAAAACCTTCGACATTT GGATGTTGGTAATAATCATTTGGTGGGTACCCTAAGGGAACTCATCCGTTTTGAGGGAAGCTTTCCAGCTCTGCGAAATCT GTATCTGAATAATAATTTCTTTACGGGAGGAGTTCCTGCACAACTTGCAAACTTGACAAAGTTGGAAATCTT GTACCTATCGTACAACAAGATGTTTGGAGTTGTACCTTCAGAACTTGCCCATATTCCTAGATTGATTTACTT GTACTTGGATCACAACCAATTTACAGGGAGGATTCCAGAGCCCTTTTATAAACACCCTTACTTGAAAGAGAT GTACATTGAAGGAAATGCTTTCCGGCCAGGTGTAAAACCCATAGGTGTCCATAGGGTCCTTGAAGTTTCTGACACGGAGTTCTTGTTTTAG
- the LOC122653656 gene encoding pentatricopeptide repeat-containing protein At5g39350-like isoform X2, with protein MNGPSQALSKSKCLLITAAQCGSLLRHCGTTRSLTNTKKLHAHTITSGLLFFDHSARIRSNLIATYALCGDATNARLLFDDLPRRNSLLWNVMIRVYSQNGLSTLALHLFVEMLSSGHNNPDNFTFPFVLKACAEMSLLNMGMSIHCRALATGFDSDTYVQNSLLTMYMNCGKTEMARRVFDRMKEQTVVSWNTMINGYLRNGMAEESVAIFDWMIDVDEKPDHATLVSVLPACAHLKDLQRGRGVHDLLEEKGLGNYIPVKNSLLDMYAKCGSLVEARLVFDEMGERDVVSWTAMIVGYLSNGDATSALALGHRMQLEGVRPNSVTLVALLSASASLSTLKHGKCLHGWAIRCRLEADVMVETALIDMYAKCNHMDLSFRVFMKATRKGTVPWNALITGYVHNRLADKAIKLFKQLLMKEGVYPDGATLISLLPAYADLADLQQAKNIHCYLISSGFHPSVETATGLIDIYSKCGSLDFAHELFNKIPEKAKDTVAWSAIIAGYGLHGDGGAAVSLFYQMVQSEVKPNEVTFTSVLHACSHAGMVDEGLRLFKCMIDDHRMRPRNDHYTCIVDLLGRAGRLEEAYELIKMMPFEPSHAVWGALLGACVIHEDAKLGEVAAKQLFELEPDNTGNYVLMAKIYAAAGRWQDAENIRSMMSEMGLRKTPAHSLIEVRSGINA; from the coding sequence ATGAATGGTCCGTCCCAGGCCCTGTCCAAGTCTAAGTGCCTTCTCATCACCGCAGCCCAATGCGGATCCCTTCTGCGACACTGCGGCACCACCCGCTCCCTCACCAACACCAAGAAACTCCACGCCCACACCATCACTTCCGGCCTCCTCTTCTTCGACCACTCTGCACGCATCCGTTCCAACCTCATTGCTACATATGCCCTCTGTGGAGACGCAACAAATGCGCGTCTTCTATTCGACGATTTACCTCGAAGAAACTCTTTGTTATGGAACGTCATGATCAGGGTCTACTCCCAGAACGGTCTATCAACTCTCGCACTCCACCTGTTTGTCGAAATGCTCTCTTCTGGTCACAATAACCCTGACAACTTCACCTTCCCTTTTGTCCTTAAGGCCTGTGCTGAAATGTCGTTGCTTAACATGGGTATGTCCATCCATTGTCGAGCATTGGCCACTGGGTTTGATTCAGATACTTACGTACAGAATTCTTTACTGACGATGTATATGAATTGTGGCAAAACGGAGATGGCCAGGCGGGTTTTTGACCGAATGAAGGAGCAGACTGTGGTTTCTTGGAACACGATGATAAATGGGTACCTTCGGAATGGGATGGCTGAGGAATCTGTAGCCATTTTTGATTGGATGATTGATGTGGATGAGAAGCCTGATCATGCCACCTTGGTCTCTGTGTTACCTGCTTGTGCTCACTTAAAGGATTTGCAGCGAGGGAGGGGGGTTCATGATTTGCTAGAGGAGAAGGGATTGGGGAATTACATTCCTGTGAAGAACTCGTTACTGGATATGTATGCGAAATGTGGTAGTTTGGTTGAGGCCAGACTTGTCTTTGATGAGATGGGCGAGAGGGATGTGGTGTCATGGACGGCCATGATTGTAGGTTACCTTTCGAATGGTGATGCAACAAGTGCTTTAGCACTTGGACATCGGATGCAACTGGAGGGGGTAAGACCTAATTCGGTAACCTTGGTAGCTCTCCTATCTGCTTCTGCCAGTTTATCGACTCTGAAGCATGGTAAGTGCTTACATGGGTGGGCGATAAGGTGCAGGCTTGAAGCAGATGTTATGGTGGAGACTGCCCTGATTGACATGTACGCAAAGTGTAACCATATGGACCTAAGCTTTCGAGTTTTCATGAAAGCTACAAGAAAAGGAACAGTGCCATGGAATGCCCTTATCACAGGGTATGTTCATAACAGACTTGCAGACAAAGCAATaaaacttttcaaacaattgtTGATGAAAGAAGGGGTCTACCCAGATGGTGCAACCTTGATTAGCCTCCTTCCTGCTTATGCTGATCTGGCTGATCTGCAGCAGGCCAAAAACATACATTGTTACTTAATCAGTTCTGGATTTCATCCAAGTGTTGAAACTGCAACTGGTTTGATTGATATCTACTCAAAGTGCGGAAGCCTTGATTTTGCCCATGAACTCTTCAATAAGATCCCAGAAAAAGCTAAGGACACTGTAGCATGGAGTGCCATCATAGCTGGGTATGGACTGCATGGCGATGGTGGAGCTGCAGTTTCACTTTTTTATCAGATGGTGCAGTCTGAGGTGAAACCTAATGAAGTCACCTTCACATCTGTTTTGCATGCTTGCAGCCATGCAGGGATGGTGGATGAGGGCTTACGTTTGTTCAAATGTATGATTGACGATCACCGAATGAGACCTCGAAATGATCACTACACTTGCATTGTTGATCTTCTTGGCCGTGCAGGTCGACTAGAGGAGGCTTACGAACTGATTAAAATGATGCCATTTGAGCCCAGTCATGCTGTATGGGGTGCTCTATTAGGTGCCTGTGTAATACATGAAGATGCCAAGCTAGGAGAGGTAGCTGCAAAGCAACTTTTTGAGCTAGAGCCAGACAATACAGGAAATTATGTGTTAATGGCCAAGATTTATGCTGCTGCAGGAAGGTGGCAAGATGCAGAAAATATAAGAAGTATGATGAGTGAAATGGGATTAAGAAAAACACCAGCTCACAGCTTGATTGAGGTTAGAAGTGGAATTAACGCATAG
- the LOC122653658 gene encoding leucine-rich repeat receptor-like serine/threonine-protein kinase BAM2 isoform X2: MTSPSPFLSICFLFLILNVSHCKTLKRDVKALNEIKASLGWRVVYAWVGDDPCGDGDLPPWSGVTCSTQGDYRVVTELEVYAVSIVGAFPTAVTNLLDLTRLDLHNNKLTGPIPPQIGRLKRLRTLNLRWNKLQDAIPPEIGELKQLTHLYLSFNNFKGEIPKELASLPELRYLYLHGNRFIGRIPPELGTLQNLRHLDVGNNHLVGTLRELIRFEGSFPALRNLYLSYNKMFGVVPSELAHIPRLIYLYLDHNQFTGRIPEPFYKHPYLKEMYIEGNAFRPGVKPIGVHRVLEVSDTEFLF, translated from the exons ATGACGTCTCCATCGCCATTTCTCTCgatttgttttctctttctgATTCTCAATGTCAGTcactgcaaaaccctaaaaagagaCG TGAAAGCTTTGAATGAAATCAAGGCATCTCTTGGCTGGAGGGTGGTCTATGCATGGGTTGGAGATGATCCTTGTGGAGATGGTGATCTACCACCTTGGTCTGGTGTCACATGTTCTACTCAAGGAGATTATAGGGTCGTGACGGAGCT GGAAGTTTATGCTGTATCAATTGTTGGGGCTTTCCCTACTGCTGTTACCAATCTGTTGGATCTAACAAGGCT GGATCTTCACAATAACAAGTTGACTGGTCCAATCCCTCCTCAAATTGGACGGCTAAAGCGTCTTAGGACACT CAATTTGAGATGGAATAAGTTACAAGATGCCATTCCTCCAGAAATTGGTGAACTCAAGCAACTAACACATCT CTACCTGAGCTTCAATAACTTCAAAGGTGAAATTCCTAAGGAGCTTGCAAGTCTACCAGAGCTTCGCTATCTCTATCTTCATGGGAATCGCTTCATAGGCCGAATTCCACCAGAATTGGGGACTCTGCAAAACCTTCGACATTT GGATGTTGGTAATAATCATTTGGTGGGTACCCTAAGGGAACTCATCCGTTTTGAGGGAAGCTTTCCAGCTCTGCGAAATCT GTACCTATCGTACAACAAGATGTTTGGAGTTGTACCTTCAGAACTTGCCCATATTCCTAGATTGATTTACTT GTACTTGGATCACAACCAATTTACAGGGAGGATTCCAGAGCCCTTTTATAAACACCCTTACTTGAAAGAGAT GTACATTGAAGGAAATGCTTTCCGGCCAGGTGTAAAACCCATAGGTGTCCATAGGGTCCTTGAAGTTTCTGACACGGAGTTCTTGTTTTAG